A genome region from Hevea brasiliensis isolate MT/VB/25A 57/8 chromosome 9, ASM3005281v1, whole genome shotgun sequence includes the following:
- the LOC110670808 gene encoding protein GLUTAMINE DUMPER 5-like — protein MRPASNSTTGGAGAGFWHFNSPMPYLFGGLALMLGIITFALIILACSWRNSSNSATQVPEEKSVKQVDDSEPKIAVIMAGDKNPTFLAKPKPKPVSCICHNEEQV, from the coding sequence ATGAGGCCTGCAAGCAACTCCACAACAGGTGGTGCTGGTGCTGGATTCTGGCACTTTAACTCTCCCATGCCTTACCTTTTTGGGGGGCTAGCACTCATGTTGGGAATCATCACTTTTGCTTTGATAATCCTTGCCTGCTCCTGGAGGAATTCTTCCAATTCAGCGACACAGGTTCCTGAAGAGAAATCAGTCAAGCAAGTAGACGACTCTGAGCCAAAGATAGCTGTAATCATGGCTGGAGATAAGAATCCCACATTCTTGGCTAAGCCTAAGCCTAAGCCTGTCTCTTGCATTTGCCACAATGAAGAACAAGTTTAA